CGCACAACCCTTATTGCCAATCGTCGTTTGAATCCAGCAAATTCTGAGAAAGAAACTCGACATTTTATTTTTGATCTTAAGAATAGCGGTATGCGTTATGAGGCTGGGGATGCCTTGGGAGTATGGCCTACGAATTGTCCAGATTTAGTCGATGAAATCTTGGCAGTTATCCAGGTGGATTCTGCAGCAGCCGTGACTGTTAAGGAACTGGGCGAAATGTCAATCGCCGCTGCTTTGCTCCATCACTATGAAATTGTCCGTATCACGCCAGGAATGCTTCGATTCATTCAAGAACGCTCGAGTAGCGAAGTGCTTGGCCATCTGCTCAAAAACGAAAACAAATCGGAACTGAAGAAATGGCTTTGGGGACGACAATTGGTCGATGTGCTTCAGGAGTTTCCCATTTCGATTAGCGCCATAGATTTTCTTGATATTCTCAAGCCTATGCAGCCAAGACTTTATTCCATTTCTTCGAGTCCGCAAGCTGGTCCCGACGAGGTTCATATCACCGTCTCTACTGTGCGCTATTCATATAACGGAAAATCCAGAAAAGGTGTTTGCTCCGCCTTCCTTGCAGATCGTGCGGAGTCGTGCTCCGACATTCCTGTTTTTGTGCAAAAAACAGCCCATTTCCGCCCCCCAGCCAATCCGGACATACCCATGATTATGATTGGGCCGGGCACTGGTGTCGGCCCCTTCCGCGGTTTCATGCAAGAGCGCAAGGCAGTCGGCGCCAAAGGGAAGAACTGGCTCATATTTGGAGAGCAGAGAGCCGCCAGTGACTTCTACTTCAAAGAGGAACTTCAAGCTTGGCAAACGGAAGGAATTTTACACCGACTGGACACCGCCTTTTCACGTGACCAGCCCGACAAAATCTATGTTCAGCATCGGATGATCGAGCATGGGGCTGAGTTGTGGGAGTGGCTCCAAGAAGGCGCTCATTTCTATATCTGCGGGGATGCAAGCCAGATGGCCAAAGAGGTTGAAGCTGCGCTCAAACAAATCATTCAACAGCATAGCGGGATGACTTCCGCTGAGGTTGAAACCTATTTGAAAGAGATGTCACAGTCAAAGCGCTACGCAAAAGATGTTTACTAATCATAGACGCTTTAATATAATGAACAATGATTATATAATTCTACTTATAATCAAATAGATAGATATTCAACCTTGGAGGGGAACTTATGTTGAAATTAAGCAAGTTTAGTTATGTTTTATCATGTTTCATTATAGCCGCATTGGTCTTGACAGGTTGCGCAAGCAAAAAAGAACAGCCCGCTGCTAGTGCAACGCCAGTTCAAACCGCTCAAGCCACAGCAGCAGCCACTTCAACACCTGTACCAACGGAAAAAGTTGAATTAACGATTTCCGCAGCAGCAAGCTTAACCGATGCATTCAAAGAGATTCAAACAAACTACGAGGGCAAGAACAAACAAATCAAACTCAACTTCAACTTCGGGGCCTCGGGGGCATTGCAGCAGCAAATCGAGCAAGGGGCGCCAGCTGACTTGTTCTTCTCGGCTGCGACCAAAAATATGAAAGCTCTAGTTGACAAGCAATTGATTGACACGGCGCAGCAAAAGAATTTATTAATCAATGAATTAGTCGTTGTAGTTCCTGCGGATGGCAAAGTAGCTGTGCAGAAAGCAGACGATCTAACCAATGATGCCATCAAACATTTGGCCGTTGGAGAACCGCAAACCGTTCCTGCCGGCAGTTACGCCAAAGAGGCGTTGACGAACGCGAAACTTTGGGATACGCTTCAACCCAAAATCGTTCAGGGCAAGGATGTGCGCCAAGTGCTAACCTATGTAGAGTCGGGGAATGCTGAAGCTGGTTTTGTGTATAAAACCGATGCGCTAACTTCCAAAAGCGTCAAAGTAGCCTTCAGTGTTGATCCCAAATCCTATACACCTATCGAATATCCAGCAGGCATTGTCAAGGCAACGAAACACAGCAAAGAAACAGCTGATTTTTATGCCTACCTGCAAACAAAAGAAGCACAAGATGTCTTTGTTAAATTCGGCTTTTCAATTCCAAAATGATGATGAACTCGATTAACTGGACTGAATTTGCTTCTCCCATCCTGCTTTCTCTGAAAGTAGCCGTCGTATCCAGCATCTTCGTTCTACTGATAGGAGGTATAGCAGCTTGGGGGATGTCGCGGCGTCATTTCCGCGGAAAAACCGTTTTAGAAGCGACCTTCCTTCTGCCATTAGTACTTCCTCCGACAGTTGTAGGCTTTATCTTATTAGTCCTGTTGGGGAAAAAGAGTTGGATCGGATACTGGATGGAAAGCCTATTCAACCAGTCGATCATCTTCACATGGGGCGCTGCTGTCATCGCTTCAGTCGTCGTTGCATTTCCGCTCGTTTATCAAACGATGACAACCGGTTTTTCACTGGTTAACAAGGATTTGGAAGATGCCGGGAGATCTATCGGGGCGAGCGAGTGGCAAGTGCTGCGCTATGTCACCCTTCCTCTGGCATGGCGCTCGTTGATGGCCGCGTACATTCTCGGCTTTGCCCGTGGTCTGGGGGAATTCGGCGCAACCCTGATGATCGCAGGAAATATCCCTCACAAAACGCAAACACTCCCTACCGCCATCTATATAGCCGTGGAGTCAGGCAACCAGTCGCTTGCCTGGTGTTGGGCCGCTGCCATTATACTCATCTCCTTTGGGCTCCTGTTCATCGTTAACCAGCGAACCAGGAGAACAGCGAATAATAACGAATAACACAACTTATAAAGCCCAGAAGCTCATGCAGGATCACCTGCTTGGTTTCTGGGCTTTTAGTTAGTTCCTGCTGACATTTCCGGTTAAACATCGTTCAAACATATCAATGATATGTAGAAATCTTTCAGCCTCACGGAATACGTGATCAGCAAGCAAGGGATGTATAATGCTTTTGATCCGACAAGCCTCGATTAAATCTCGCGCTGTCTGTTTGAAGTCGCGCAGCGAAACGACAGAAACTCGGTTTTGGTCCAGGAATTGATCAAGGAGCGGTTCTGTTTGTGATTGCGGCCGCATACCGCTTAAATCAACGGCTTGGAAGAGAAGCTGGTCAAAATCATGACTAAAGTTCCGCGCTTGTTCCACTAATTGGCGTTCAGATGGATCCAGCAGATGCCCAATAAATTTGGCATGGTCAGCCATAATTCGCAAGAAGAAGATATTTTCATCGATAATCGCATCTGGCAATGGTTCTAATCTGCCCGCGTTTAATTCCTCTAATCGATTCCTGAAATAGTTGGCTTCTCTGCTTGTATGGTCAACCAATAACGGAAAGTTGTTGCCGCCTGGAAGTTTGCATTGAATAATGAGCCCGAGAACTTTCCTCTTAAAAGCCCAGATGTGCGAAACGGCCGCATGCACTTCGACATTAAATCTTCGGATTTGTTCCGGATCTGTTTGTTCATTATAGGCATGGGACCGGCCTTCGATATGCTCAAAAATTTGATAATAATGATTCGCTTCTTGGATTAGTTGTGTATCTTCGCATCGAAAACCCAGTTTTAGAAACAACGAATGCTCTTTCATAATACGTGACCAGAAGCGAATCTCATCCAATGAACGCAAAACAAACTCATCTGACAATTTGGCACTCTCCTTTCAAATAAGCCCTACATACCATATATAAGGAGGAAGTGTCGCCAATATGCCAGTTTTCAATTTTTAATTAATCAACTGCACTATTCTTAAAGTGAACTTGAAGCCTGACTGACCCAAGAAGCCAACTCTGTTGAATTATAGGAATCCCCTTTTCTCAGTTTCAACGTCTTTCTTTCCGGCGGCCCCTCAAACATGCCTTCTGGAAGTTCCAATCCAGTCGTGTTGAAGATAGTAAAACTAACCGCATCTTTGGAAGTTGATATGACAGCGGCATACTTGCCGTTTTTCATAAAGTGGGGCTTCTTATACTGCATACGTTCACTTACATCCGGAATCGATTGTTTGACAAGCTCCCTCAGCTGTGCGGAGAGTTCCACCTGCCATGGTTCTTTTAACGCTTCGATAAAATCAGTTACTTCTGGATTCATGTGCAATTTCTCCTTTAAGATCATAATGGTTTATAGGGAGCGAGCATTTCTCAGCATTTTCTTAACATGTCTAGTTGCTCCTTGAGCGCAGCCTCCAAAGCATGAAGATCAGGTTTGCGTAAGAAATCCGTTTGTTCCCGCAGCTTCCGCATTTCAATCTTATACGGGCCGCGACCCGGTGGGACTGGCATGCGGAGCGCCCAATTCAGCGCTTCTTCCTCTGAGGCAACATCAATCAGCGTATATGCCGCCATAAGGTCTTGCTGAACCGGAAATGGGCCAACCTCTAAATTCGGCTCACAATCATGCGCAGGATACACGATCCTAACACTGGTCGAACTAGGCAGAAGTTCGTCTGCATCAAGAAACGCACCAGCTTGTAGCAATGATTTCTTGAAGTCCATAGCTGCCTCTCGGTGTTCCCCGTTTGGCTGGAGGCCTGCTTCTGAATACCCAGTCGCCTTCACAATTAACATAAATCGCATATGTTTTCCTCCCTAATCGACTCACATTCGGCGGCTCGATTCAGCAAAAGTGTCTGTTCACGCTCGTTGCGAGTCAAAGCTGCTGCACGTGCGAACTCCACTCGCGCTTCCTCGTACCGCTTGAGCTTCACAAGGAGATCACCGCGAACGCTTGGCAGCAGATGATATCCTTTCAGAGCAGGCTCGGCATTCAACTCGTCGACAATCTGCAGACCGAAAGCCGGACCGAATGCCATCGATATGGCAACCGCCCGGTTTAATTCGACGATCGGTGAAGGCATTACACGCGACAATGCTTCATAGAGAGCGGATATCCGAATCCAGTCTGTTTCAGCTGTAGAGGGCGCTTGTGCATGACAAGCGGTTATCGCTGCCTGCAGCGAGTAAGGCCCGAGCGTTCGTCCAAGCTTGCGACTGCGTTCCAGCGCTGCCAGCCCGCGGCGGATCAACAGTTGATCCCACTGGGCACGGTTTTGATCTGTGAGCAGAACAGGTTCTCCCTTGACGTTAACCCGGGTTCTAAACCGCGAGGATTGCATTTCCATGAGGGCAACCAACCCGTGAACTTCGGGCTCCTGCGGGGCTATTTCGGCAAGAACACGTCCCAATCTCAGCGCCTCCAGGCACAGCGTTGGACGGATCCATTGATCCCCGGAGGTTGCCGAATATCCTTCATTGAACATCAGATAGATCACCTCAAGCACGGCGGACAGTCGGTCTTGGAGTTCCTTGCCAACCGGAACCTCAAAAGCCACTTTCTCAGCGCTAAGCGTTCGCTTCGCCCTGACAACCCGCTGGGCAATCGTTGATTCAACCGCGAGGAAAGAACGCGCGATCTCATCTGTCGTTAGCCCACATAACAAGCGAAGCGTGAGGGCAACTCTGGCATCCTGGGACAACACCGGATGACAGGTCATGAATATCAAGCGAAGAAGATCGTCACCCATTTGTCCATCCAAAGCTTGATCCACATCATCTTCTGTGTATAAATCCATCTGGTGAGCAATCTCTGTGTACTTCTGGTCACGCACCTTATTCCTGCGCAGCAGATCGAGGGCCCGCCGCTTCGCCGTCGTCATCAGCCAAGCCCCCGGATTGTCCGGAATGCCGATCTCCTGCCAACGATCGAGGGCGATGACCAAAGCATCTTGAGCCAAATCTTCGGCTAGCCCCACGTCCCGCACCATGCGTGTTAACCCTGCGATCAGCTTGGCTGACTCCATTCGCCATATCGCGTCAACCGTCCTATGTGTCAGGGACGAACTCATCCTCTTCGCTGGCCTTCAATCTCTTGGCGAAGCGCCGCTTCTTTCTCCTGCGTGTCGGGATCGTCCGTTAGCTCCTCGAACTCGAATACTTGCCTAAGTTCAATCTCACCCTGGCCGAATCCATGGGGGTCTGGCATGCGTAAAGCCCATTCAATGGCTTCTTCCTTGGACTTAACTTCAATCAACGTATAGCCGGCAATCATTTCTTTGGCTTCTGTAAATGGACCGTCCACCACCTTAGGTTTGGCTCCAGGTTCCGGATAGGAAATCCGTATTCCCGTGAAACTGGGTTGCAGGCCATCGGCAGCAAGAAGCACGCCAGCTTTGATTAATTCCTCATTATATTTCTGCATAGCCGCAATCAGCTCATCGCTGGGCAAAACTCCCGCCTCTGAATCCGTTGTTGCCTTGACAATCATCATAAATCTCATTTGTTATTCCTCCTGTTTAATCGTAATAATTTCTGCGAATCGATATCCCTTCCTATTGCTTCGTTGCACACAGGGAAGTTCCTGCCGCCACGTTAAGACATCCCTGATTTATCCAGCAAAAAAGGTGGTCAGCTCCGAGCAAATGAACTTGGCATTCAGTTTCTTCGTATGACCGAGTCCCTTTTTGCTCACCAGCTGCGCGTTAGGAAGCACACGGGCAAGTGCTTGAGCGCCATGGCGAAGCCCAGCCGGGCTCTCCGTACCTTCCAACACAAGGGTCGGCACCTTGACGTTGCTCCATAGCCGGGATGGTAAAGCCTTGCCATCCATGAATCCATCCAACAAAGCTGCATCATAAGGAAGTGTGTGCGCAACGGCCATAAGCTTCGACCACACTCCTGGCATCATGCGCATCATGCCGACGACAAATGAAGGAGCGCCCATCCCCTTGGTCATAAAATATGTAATGGCCTCAGCGCGGCGATCAGCCGCAAT
Above is a genomic segment from Paenibacillus sp. HWE-109 containing:
- the modA gene encoding molybdate ABC transporter substrate-binding protein, with the translated sequence MLKLSKFSYVLSCFIIAALVLTGCASKKEQPAASATPVQTAQATAAATSTPVPTEKVELTISAAASLTDAFKEIQTNYEGKNKQIKLNFNFGASGALQQQIEQGAPADLFFSAATKNMKALVDKQLIDTAQQKNLLINELVVVVPADGKVAVQKADDLTNDAIKHLAVGEPQTVPAGSYAKEALTNAKLWDTLQPKIVQGKDVRQVLTYVESGNAEAGFVYKTDALTSKSVKVAFSVDPKSYTPIEYPAGIVKATKHSKETADFYAYLQTKEAQDVFVKFGFSIPK
- a CDS encoding DUF2935 domain-containing protein, giving the protein MSDEFVLRSLDEIRFWSRIMKEHSLFLKLGFRCEDTQLIQEANHYYQIFEHIEGRSHAYNEQTDPEQIRRFNVEVHAAVSHIWAFKRKVLGLIIQCKLPGGNNFPLLVDHTSREANYFRNRLEELNAGRLEPLPDAIIDENIFFLRIMADHAKFIGHLLDPSERQLVEQARNFSHDFDQLLFQAVDLSGMRPQSQTEPLLDQFLDQNRVSVVSLRDFKQTARDLIEACRIKSIIHPLLADHVFREAERFLHIIDMFERCLTGNVSRN
- a CDS encoding YciI family protein; amino-acid sequence: MRFMLIVKATGYSEAGLQPNGEHREAAMDFKKSLLQAGAFLDADELLPSSTSVRIVYPAHDCEPNLEVGPFPVQQDLMAAYTLIDVASEEEALNWALRMPVPPGRGPYKIEMRKLREQTDFLRKPDLHALEAALKEQLDMLRKC
- a CDS encoding YciI family protein — translated: MRFMMIVKATTDSEAGVLPSDELIAAMQKYNEELIKAGVLLAADGLQPSFTGIRISYPEPGAKPKVVDGPFTEAKEMIAGYTLIEVKSKEEAIEWALRMPDPHGFGQGEIELRQVFEFEELTDDPDTQEKEAALRQEIEGQRRG
- a CDS encoding DUF1801 domain-containing protein, with the protein product MNPEVTDFIEALKEPWQVELSAQLRELVKQSIPDVSERMQYKKPHFMKNGKYAAVISTSKDAVSFTIFNTTGLELPEGMFEGPPERKTLKLRKGDSYNSTELASWVSQASSSL
- a CDS encoding RNA polymerase sigma factor; the protein is MSSSLTHRTVDAIWRMESAKLIAGLTRMVRDVGLAEDLAQDALVIALDRWQEIGIPDNPGAWLMTTAKRRALDLLRRNKVRDQKYTEIAHQMDLYTEDDVDQALDGQMGDDLLRLIFMTCHPVLSQDARVALTLRLLCGLTTDEIARSFLAVESTIAQRVVRAKRTLSAEKVAFEVPVGKELQDRLSAVLEVIYLMFNEGYSATSGDQWIRPTLCLEALRLGRVLAEIAPQEPEVHGLVALMEMQSSRFRTRVNVKGEPVLLTDQNRAQWDQLLIRRGLAALERSRKLGRTLGPYSLQAAITACHAQAPSTAETDWIRISALYEALSRVMPSPIVELNRAVAISMAFGPAFGLQIVDELNAEPALKGYHLLPSVRGDLLVKLKRYEEARVEFARAAALTRNEREQTLLLNRAAECESIREENICDLC
- the modB gene encoding molybdate ABC transporter permease subunit, encoding MNSINWTEFASPILLSLKVAVVSSIFVLLIGGIAAWGMSRRHFRGKTVLEATFLLPLVLPPTVVGFILLVLLGKKSWIGYWMESLFNQSIIFTWGAAVIASVVVAFPLVYQTMTTGFSLVNKDLEDAGRSIGASEWQVLRYVTLPLAWRSLMAAYILGFARGLGEFGATLMIAGNIPHKTQTLPTAIYIAVESGNQSLAWCWAAAIILISFGLLFIVNQRTRRTANNNE